The following are encoded together in the Bradyrhizobium algeriense genome:
- a CDS encoding HlyD family secretion protein, with amino-acid sequence MADPVLKFPPEQKGNPASPESRPKLAAEPRRRLMAGMRRYRRFLLLVVLPLVALVAGVTFYLNGGRYVTTDDAYVGAQKVLITPDISGKIEKVVVKEGQQVGPGDVLFEIDPVPFRLAVAQAKANLAQTKVTYDNLIADLRIYGQMSELSQQGMDLKRRDVDRKSSLVKNNFGSQLDLDNASTALVTASAQFQLLQQKIATAKAQLLGNPELPLDEFPPYAQAKAALDQAQRNLDHTVMRAPMAGIATQVEQIQLGRFVMAGAPVFSIIDTSNPWVDANPKESDFTYVAVGQSVTLEVDAFPNHPFKGTVGSLSPGTGAQFAILPPQNASGNFVKVVQRVPVRIYFDRNDKFVRKLKAGMSVYATIDTNHRRSLSALLGMSPAVANQDHE; translated from the coding sequence GATGGCCGGCATGCGCCGCTACCGCCGCTTCCTGCTGCTGGTGGTGCTGCCACTGGTCGCGCTGGTGGCCGGCGTGACGTTCTATCTCAATGGCGGCCGCTACGTGACGACCGACGACGCCTATGTCGGCGCGCAGAAGGTGCTGATCACGCCCGACATCTCCGGCAAGATCGAGAAGGTCGTGGTGAAAGAGGGCCAGCAGGTTGGTCCAGGCGACGTGCTGTTCGAGATCGATCCCGTCCCGTTCCGCCTCGCCGTGGCACAGGCCAAGGCCAATCTCGCGCAGACCAAGGTCACCTATGACAATTTGATCGCCGACCTCAGGATCTACGGCCAGATGAGCGAGCTCTCGCAGCAGGGCATGGACCTGAAGCGGCGTGACGTCGACCGCAAGTCTTCGCTGGTGAAGAACAATTTCGGCTCGCAGCTCGACCTTGACAATGCTTCTACCGCCCTCGTCACCGCGAGCGCCCAGTTCCAGTTGCTGCAGCAGAAGATCGCCACCGCAAAGGCGCAACTGCTCGGCAATCCCGAACTGCCGCTCGACGAATTCCCGCCCTATGCCCAGGCCAAGGCGGCGCTCGATCAGGCCCAGCGCAATCTCGACCACACGGTGATGCGCGCGCCGATGGCGGGCATCGCCACGCAGGTCGAACAGATCCAGCTCGGCCGCTTCGTGATGGCGGGCGCGCCGGTGTTCAGCATCATCGACACCTCGAACCCCTGGGTCGACGCCAATCCGAAAGAATCCGATTTCACCTATGTCGCGGTCGGCCAGTCCGTCACGCTCGAGGTCGATGCGTTCCCGAACCACCCGTTCAAGGGCACGGTCGGCTCGCTCTCGCCCGGCACCGGCGCGCAGTTCGCGATCCTGCCGCCGCAGAACGCGTCCGGCAATTTCGTCAAGGTGGTGCAGCGCGTGCCGGTGCGGATCTATTTCGACAGGAACGACAAGTTCGTCCGCAAGCTGAAGGCCGGCATGAGCGTCTACGCCACGATCGACACCAACCATCGCCGCTCGCTGTCCGCCCTGCTCGGCATGTCGCCGGCGGTGGCGAACCAGGACCACGAATAG